One part of the Pristis pectinata isolate sPriPec2 chromosome 15, sPriPec2.1.pri, whole genome shotgun sequence genome encodes these proteins:
- the depdc4 gene encoding DEP domain-containing protein 4 isoform X2 yields MAVNLTPRFRRLDSCGSLRRRGHLEPFHATQLWNNIIHALQTQVEVRQYRRFWRTHNACFTGADAVDVVLSHLMQNVYFINSDISRLKAARLCHALMDHRVFEPVNTRLFRKEQQIVFEDRSSSLYRFVDDSALPGREQRTDDLFHHERLVPRKKCPKPDKITFSNPIALEACDKRIEEVLQAISLRPSLPTNLKIKAPTSLLPKKVVEDVWKQATLLQLLHLIHLPILDSILEPPLKMERRGAVHFNRQTDLVISNTFLDREVSKSLNLPYTDEWLLAAVDCLDCFPDQLIVHASELLSQTTNDSDTAETYKRVLFETMVKHYSQNREPLLCSRYLDIHSGIIRLLENGKTGQALEAAQLCIQLLEPTWREELHRLLSFMAVAARPGAYRLQKQNTNRTVVKRTFTKAIVQNKSLSKTQTEELSMFLMDNHTEVFKIPSSLLQMVRKKLLALQEGRNPNAIAGNAEGV; encoded by the exons ggCACTTGGAACCTTTCCATGCAACACAGCTTTGGAATAATATTATCCATGCCCTGCAGACCCAGGTGGAGGTGAGGCAGTACCGACGTTTCTGGAGAACTCACAATGCCTGCTTCACTGGTGCTGATGCCGTTGACGTGGTGCTCAGCCACCTCATGCAGAACGTATACTTTATCAACAGTGACATTTCGCGTTTGAAAGCAGCTCGTCTCTGCCACGCTCTGATGGATCACAGAGTGTTTGAGCCTGTTAATACGAGACTCTTCCGTAAAGAACAGCAGATTGTGTTTGAGGATCGCAGTAGTAGTCTCTacaggtttgtggatgacagtGCGCTCCCTGGACGGGAACAGAGAACAGATGATTTGTTTCATCATGAGAGACTGGTGCCAAGGAAGAAATGTCCcaa accagATAAAATAACCTTTTCAAATCCTATTGCCTTGGAAGCATGTGACAAAAGAATTGAAGAAGTTTTGCAAGCAATCAGCCTTCGTCCATCACTGCCCACAAACCTAAAAATAAAAGCACCAACCAGCCTGCTGCCGAAGAAAG TTGTTGAGGATGTTTGGAAGCAGGCGACTTTATTGCAGCTGCTCCATTTAATCCACCTTCCCATCCTGGACAGCATTCTGGAACCTCCCTTGAAGATGGAAAGAAGAGGAGCAGTTCATTTCAATCGGCAGACTGACCTTGTTATCTCCAACACGTTCCTGGATCGAGAGGTTTCTAAGAGCCTAAATCTACCTTA CACTGATGAGTGGCTCTTGGCTGCTGTTGATTGCCTGGATTGTTTCCCAGACCAGCTGATTGTGCACGCGAGTGAACTGTTATCTCAGACCACGAATGACAGTGACACTGCAGAGACCTACAAAAGAGTTCTGTTTGAAACTATGGTGAAGCACTACAGCCAGAACAGGGAGCCGCTCCTCTGCAGCCGGTACCTCGACATACATTCTGGGATAATCAGACTTTTGG AAAATGGAAAGACTGGACAAGCGCTGGAAGCTGCTCAGCTTTGCATTCAGTTATTGGAGCCGACCTGGAGAGAGGAGTTGCACAGATTGCTGTCCTTTATGGCTGTTGCAGCTCGCCCTGGTGCCTACAGACTACAGAAACAG aataccaACAGGACTGTGGTGAAGAGGACATTTACCAAAGCTATTGTACAAAACAAGTCTCTGTCAAAGACCCAGACTGAGGAGCTCTCCATGTTCCTCATGGATAACCACACGGAGGTCTTCAAG ATTCCCAGTTCTCTGCTTCAGATGGTCAGGAAGAAGCTCCTTGCTCTTCAGGAAGGAAGGAATCCCAATGCTATTGCAG GTAACGCAGAAGGAGTTTGA
- the depdc4 gene encoding DEP domain-containing protein 4 isoform X1 translates to MTLPTALGRWAGPEDASSGRREMAVNLTPRFRRLDSCGSLRRRGHLEPFHATQLWNNIIHALQTQVEVRQYRRFWRTHNACFTGADAVDVVLSHLMQNVYFINSDISRLKAARLCHALMDHRVFEPVNTRLFRKEQQIVFEDRSSSLYRFVDDSALPGREQRTDDLFHHERLVPRKKCPKPDKITFSNPIALEACDKRIEEVLQAISLRPSLPTNLKIKAPTSLLPKKVVEDVWKQATLLQLLHLIHLPILDSILEPPLKMERRGAVHFNRQTDLVISNTFLDREVSKSLNLPYTDEWLLAAVDCLDCFPDQLIVHASELLSQTTNDSDTAETYKRVLFETMVKHYSQNREPLLCSRYLDIHSGIIRLLENGKTGQALEAAQLCIQLLEPTWREELHRLLSFMAVAARPGAYRLQKQNTNRTVVKRTFTKAIVQNKSLSKTQTEELSMFLMDNHTEVFKIPSSLLQMVRKKLLALQEGRNPNAIAGFTFCKQVTQKEFEEQKHQTTLEQLQQLIYDISQNHNMCEKERSRLLQEFRKHHPSVFFHHFSSCHLEVEDE, encoded by the exons ggCACTTGGAACCTTTCCATGCAACACAGCTTTGGAATAATATTATCCATGCCCTGCAGACCCAGGTGGAGGTGAGGCAGTACCGACGTTTCTGGAGAACTCACAATGCCTGCTTCACTGGTGCTGATGCCGTTGACGTGGTGCTCAGCCACCTCATGCAGAACGTATACTTTATCAACAGTGACATTTCGCGTTTGAAAGCAGCTCGTCTCTGCCACGCTCTGATGGATCACAGAGTGTTTGAGCCTGTTAATACGAGACTCTTCCGTAAAGAACAGCAGATTGTGTTTGAGGATCGCAGTAGTAGTCTCTacaggtttgtggatgacagtGCGCTCCCTGGACGGGAACAGAGAACAGATGATTTGTTTCATCATGAGAGACTGGTGCCAAGGAAGAAATGTCCcaa accagATAAAATAACCTTTTCAAATCCTATTGCCTTGGAAGCATGTGACAAAAGAATTGAAGAAGTTTTGCAAGCAATCAGCCTTCGTCCATCACTGCCCACAAACCTAAAAATAAAAGCACCAACCAGCCTGCTGCCGAAGAAAG TTGTTGAGGATGTTTGGAAGCAGGCGACTTTATTGCAGCTGCTCCATTTAATCCACCTTCCCATCCTGGACAGCATTCTGGAACCTCCCTTGAAGATGGAAAGAAGAGGAGCAGTTCATTTCAATCGGCAGACTGACCTTGTTATCTCCAACACGTTCCTGGATCGAGAGGTTTCTAAGAGCCTAAATCTACCTTA CACTGATGAGTGGCTCTTGGCTGCTGTTGATTGCCTGGATTGTTTCCCAGACCAGCTGATTGTGCACGCGAGTGAACTGTTATCTCAGACCACGAATGACAGTGACACTGCAGAGACCTACAAAAGAGTTCTGTTTGAAACTATGGTGAAGCACTACAGCCAGAACAGGGAGCCGCTCCTCTGCAGCCGGTACCTCGACATACATTCTGGGATAATCAGACTTTTGG AAAATGGAAAGACTGGACAAGCGCTGGAAGCTGCTCAGCTTTGCATTCAGTTATTGGAGCCGACCTGGAGAGAGGAGTTGCACAGATTGCTGTCCTTTATGGCTGTTGCAGCTCGCCCTGGTGCCTACAGACTACAGAAACAG aataccaACAGGACTGTGGTGAAGAGGACATTTACCAAAGCTATTGTACAAAACAAGTCTCTGTCAAAGACCCAGACTGAGGAGCTCTCCATGTTCCTCATGGATAACCACACGGAGGTCTTCAAG ATTCCCAGTTCTCTGCTTCAGATGGTCAGGAAGAAGCTCCTTGCTCTTCAGGAAGGAAGGAATCCCAATGCTATTGCAG GCTTTACATTCTGCAAGCAGGTAACGCAGAAGGAGTTTGAGGAGCAGAAGCATCAGACCACTTTAGAGCAACTTCAACAGTTAATTTATGACATCAGTCAAAACCACAACATgtgtgagaaagaaagaagccgGCTGCTTCAGGAGTTTCGGAAGCACCATCCCTCTGTGTTTTTTCACCACTTTTCAAGCTGCCATTTAGAAGTAGAAGATGAGTAG